In the genome of Mycobacterium kansasii ATCC 12478, one region contains:
- a CDS encoding flavin reductase family protein, with translation MSKAVVAIHDVEVIDESFDDLMTMLDSPAFVVTTQADGHPSGCLVGFATQTSVQPPSFMIGMPRSNRTAEVAGRSDHVAVHLLAQHHRALAELFAGHTADDTDKFARCPWRAGPFGMPILDDAVAWFVGRTVSRSDVGDHVCYLLEPVSVWAPECSEELLYLSDIDDLDPGHEEPTRRFYEPTEVTRRYGVRFTLDVP, from the coding sequence GTGTCGAAAGCGGTCGTCGCGATTCATGATGTTGAGGTGATCGATGAATCGTTCGATGACCTGATGACGATGCTGGATTCCCCGGCATTCGTGGTGACAACCCAGGCCGATGGTCACCCTTCGGGTTGTCTGGTCGGCTTCGCCACTCAAACGAGTGTGCAGCCCCCGAGTTTCATGATCGGCATGCCCAGGAGTAACCGCACCGCCGAGGTGGCCGGCCGATCTGACCATGTGGCGGTGCATTTGTTGGCGCAGCACCATCGAGCCCTGGCCGAACTGTTCGCCGGCCACACGGCGGACGACACCGACAAATTCGCTCGCTGCCCATGGCGCGCCGGCCCGTTTGGGATGCCGATTCTCGACGACGCGGTGGCGTGGTTCGTCGGCAGGACAGTGAGTCGCAGCGATGTCGGAGACCACGTGTGCTACCTGTTGGAGCCCGTGAGCGTCTGGGCTCCCGAATGCTCCGAGGAACTGCTTTACCTCTCCGACATCGACGACCTCGACCCCGGCCACGAGGAACCGACGCGGCGGTTCTACGAACCCACCGAGGTGACCCGGCGATACGGCGTCAGGTTCACCCTCGACGTGCCCTGA